The following are encoded in a window of Hirundo rustica isolate bHirRus1 chromosome 23, bHirRus1.pri.v3, whole genome shotgun sequence genomic DNA:
- the SLC37A2 gene encoding glucose-6-phosphate exchanger SLC37A2 isoform X3, whose product MRAALAPGVRLLRALPRESRYRGLTLVLTFLSYTSYHLSRKPISIVKSQLHPNCSALGPNPHNDSNSTTWCCWAPFDGDNYKELFGALDNAFLVAYAIGMFISGIFGERLPLRYYLSGGMVLSGLFTALFGLGYFWNIHVLWYFIVVQVCNGLVQTTGWPAVVACVGNWFGKGKRGLIMGIWNSHTSVGNILGSLIAGAWVSSAWGLSFVVPGIIIAVVGIICFFFLVEYPEDVDCSPPLHHMASDEDPGGVTTSEKDPEAVISNEGPLSLPDQSSVNRSNSPKEPAEEPEAISFLGALRIPGVVEFSLCLLFAKLVSYTFLYWLPLYIVNVAHFGAKEAGDLSTLFDVGGILGGIFAGLISDYTGGRATTCCVMLVVAAPMLFLYNHVGQNGIGTSIAMLIICGALVNGPYALITTAVSADLGTHESLKGNAKALSTVTAIIDGTGSVGAALGPLLAGLISPTGWNNVFYMLIAADVLACLLLARVVVKEARGWCGPMARQRGFKEF is encoded by the exons cTATCGGGGCCTGACTCTGGTACTGACCTTCCTCTCCTACACCAGCTACCACCTCTCCCGAAAACCCATCAGCATCGTCAAG agccagctgcaCCCCAACTGCTCGGCCTTGGGGCCAAACCCCCACAATGACTCCAACAGCACCACATGGTGCTGCTGGGCCCCCTTTG ATGGGGACAACTACAAGGAACTTTTTGGGGCGCTGGATAATGCCTTCCTGGTGGCCTACGCCATCGGGATGTTTATCAG CGGCATTTTTGGGGAGCGCCTCCCTCTGCGCTACTACCTGTCGGGGGGAATGGTGCTGAGCGGGCTCTTCACCGCCCTTTTTGGCCTCGGCTACTTCTGGAACATCCACGTCCTCTGGTACTTCATCGTTGTGCAG GTCTGCAATGGGTTGGTGCAGACGACTGGCTGGCCTGCTGTCGTGGCTTGTGTTGGAAACTGGTTTGGCAAAGGAAA GAGAGGTTTGATCATGGGCATCTGGAACTCGCACACCTCCGTCGGCAACATCTTAGGGTCGCTCATCGCCGGTGCCTGGGTTTCCTCTGCCTGGGGCCTGTCCTTTGTTGTGCCTGGCATCATCATCGCCGTCGTGGGCATCATCTGCTTCTTCTTCCTCGTGGAGT ATCCTGAGGACGTTGACTGCAGTCCACCTCTGCATCAT ATGGCCTCTGATGAGGATCCTGGAGGAGTGACCACCAGTGAGAAGGATCCTGAAGCAGTCATCTCCAATGAGGGCCCACTCAGCCTCCCAGACCAGAGCAGTGTGAATCGCTCCAACAGCCCCAAGGAGCCCGCTGAGGAGCCTGAAGCCATCAGCTTCCTTGGGGCACTTCGGATACCT ggTGTGGTGGAGttctccctgtgcctgctcttTGCCAAGCTGGTGAGCTACACCTTCCTGTACTGGCTGCCCCTCTACATTGTCAATGTTG ctcaTTTCGGTGCCAAGGAAGCCGGGGACCTGTCGACCCTCTTTGATGTTGGGGGTATTTTAG GGGGGATCTTCGCCGGCCTCATCTCTGACTACACCGGCGGCAGAGCCACCACGTGCTGCGTGATGCTGGTGGTCGCCGCTCCCATG ctgttcCTGTATAACCACGTGGGTCAGAACGGCATTGGCACATCAATAG CGATGCTGATCATCTGCGGTGCTCTGGTTAACGGGCCCTACGCGCTCATCACGACAGCGGTGTCGGCAGATTTG GGAACCCACGAATCTCTCAAAGGAAATGCCAAAGCCCTTTCGACTGTCACGGCCATCATCGACGGCACGGGATCCGTTG GTGCTGCGCTGGGGCCGCTGCTCGCGGGGCTCATCTCTCCCACGGGCTGGAATAATGTCTTTTACATGCTGATAGCAGCCGACGTCCTGGCTTGTCTG CTCCTTGCCCGTGTGGTGGTCAAAGAGGCGCGTGGCTGGTGCGGCCCCATGGCGAGGCAGAGAGG GTTTAAGGAGTTTTGA
- the SLC37A2 gene encoding glucose-6-phosphate exchanger SLC37A2 isoform X2: MRAALAPGVRLLRALPRESRYRGLTLVLTFLSYTSYHLSRKPISIVKSQLHPNCSALGPNPHNDSNSTTWCCWAPFDGDNYKELFGALDNAFLVAYAIGMFISGIFGERLPLRYYLSGGMVLSGLFTALFGLGYFWNIHVLWYFIVVQVCNGLVQTTGWPAVVACVGNWFGKGKRGLIMGIWNSHTSVGNILGSLIAGAWVSSAWGLSFVVPGIIIAVVGIICFFFLVEYPEDVDCSPPLHHMASDEDPGGVTTSEKDPEAVISNEGPLSLPDQSSVNRSNSPKEPAEEPEAISFLGALRIPGVVEFSLCLLFAKLVSYTFLYWLPLYIVNVAHFGAKEAGDLSTLFDVGGILGGIFAGLISDYTGGRATTCCVMLVVAAPMLFLYNHVGQNGIGTSIAMLIICGALVNGPYALITTAVSADLGTHESLKGNAKALSTVTAIIDGTGSVGAALGPLLAGLISPTGWNNVFYMLIAADVLACLLLARVVVKEARGWCGPMARQRGSSVQLTESVMDGK; the protein is encoded by the exons cTATCGGGGCCTGACTCTGGTACTGACCTTCCTCTCCTACACCAGCTACCACCTCTCCCGAAAACCCATCAGCATCGTCAAG agccagctgcaCCCCAACTGCTCGGCCTTGGGGCCAAACCCCCACAATGACTCCAACAGCACCACATGGTGCTGCTGGGCCCCCTTTG ATGGGGACAACTACAAGGAACTTTTTGGGGCGCTGGATAATGCCTTCCTGGTGGCCTACGCCATCGGGATGTTTATCAG CGGCATTTTTGGGGAGCGCCTCCCTCTGCGCTACTACCTGTCGGGGGGAATGGTGCTGAGCGGGCTCTTCACCGCCCTTTTTGGCCTCGGCTACTTCTGGAACATCCACGTCCTCTGGTACTTCATCGTTGTGCAG GTCTGCAATGGGTTGGTGCAGACGACTGGCTGGCCTGCTGTCGTGGCTTGTGTTGGAAACTGGTTTGGCAAAGGAAA GAGAGGTTTGATCATGGGCATCTGGAACTCGCACACCTCCGTCGGCAACATCTTAGGGTCGCTCATCGCCGGTGCCTGGGTTTCCTCTGCCTGGGGCCTGTCCTTTGTTGTGCCTGGCATCATCATCGCCGTCGTGGGCATCATCTGCTTCTTCTTCCTCGTGGAGT ATCCTGAGGACGTTGACTGCAGTCCACCTCTGCATCAT ATGGCCTCTGATGAGGATCCTGGAGGAGTGACCACCAGTGAGAAGGATCCTGAAGCAGTCATCTCCAATGAGGGCCCACTCAGCCTCCCAGACCAGAGCAGTGTGAATCGCTCCAACAGCCCCAAGGAGCCCGCTGAGGAGCCTGAAGCCATCAGCTTCCTTGGGGCACTTCGGATACCT ggTGTGGTGGAGttctccctgtgcctgctcttTGCCAAGCTGGTGAGCTACACCTTCCTGTACTGGCTGCCCCTCTACATTGTCAATGTTG ctcaTTTCGGTGCCAAGGAAGCCGGGGACCTGTCGACCCTCTTTGATGTTGGGGGTATTTTAG GGGGGATCTTCGCCGGCCTCATCTCTGACTACACCGGCGGCAGAGCCACCACGTGCTGCGTGATGCTGGTGGTCGCCGCTCCCATG ctgttcCTGTATAACCACGTGGGTCAGAACGGCATTGGCACATCAATAG CGATGCTGATCATCTGCGGTGCTCTGGTTAACGGGCCCTACGCGCTCATCACGACAGCGGTGTCGGCAGATTTG GGAACCCACGAATCTCTCAAAGGAAATGCCAAAGCCCTTTCGACTGTCACGGCCATCATCGACGGCACGGGATCCGTTG GTGCTGCGCTGGGGCCGCTGCTCGCGGGGCTCATCTCTCCCACGGGCTGGAATAATGTCTTTTACATGCTGATAGCAGCCGACGTCCTGGCTTGTCTG CTCCTTGCCCGTGTGGTGGTCAAAGAGGCGCGTGGCTGGTGCGGCCCCATGGCGAGGCAGAGAGG CTCTAGTGTGCAGCTAACAGAGTCAGTGATGGATGGGAAGTAG
- the SLC37A2 gene encoding glucose-6-phosphate exchanger SLC37A2 isoform X1: MRAALAPGVRLLRALPRESRYRGLTLVLTFLSYTSYHLSRKPISIVKSQLHPNCSALGPNPHNDSNSTTWCCWAPFDGDNYKELFGALDNAFLVAYAIGMFISGIFGERLPLRYYLSGGMVLSGLFTALFGLGYFWNIHVLWYFIVVQVCNGLVQTTGWPAVVACVGNWFGKGKRGLIMGIWNSHTSVGNILGSLIAGAWVSSAWGLSFVVPGIIIAVVGIICFFFLVEYPEDVDCSPPLHHMASDEDPGGVTTSEKDPEAVISNEGPLSLPDQSSVNRSNSPKEPAEEPEAISFLGALRIPGVVEFSLCLLFAKLVSYTFLYWLPLYIVNVAHFGAKEAGDLSTLFDVGGILGGIFAGLISDYTGGRATTCCVMLVVAAPMLFLYNHVGQNGIGTSIAMLIICGALVNGPYALITTAVSADLGTHESLKGNAKALSTVTAIIDGTGSVGAALGPLLAGLISPTGWNNVFYMLIAADVLACLLLARVVVKEARGWCGPMARQRGYVVTTPGRPPVPQCPNTVSVLLQKDVCYPLLSLLHLRVPAPCLVPVASETFPPRAKAAPGGF; the protein is encoded by the exons cTATCGGGGCCTGACTCTGGTACTGACCTTCCTCTCCTACACCAGCTACCACCTCTCCCGAAAACCCATCAGCATCGTCAAG agccagctgcaCCCCAACTGCTCGGCCTTGGGGCCAAACCCCCACAATGACTCCAACAGCACCACATGGTGCTGCTGGGCCCCCTTTG ATGGGGACAACTACAAGGAACTTTTTGGGGCGCTGGATAATGCCTTCCTGGTGGCCTACGCCATCGGGATGTTTATCAG CGGCATTTTTGGGGAGCGCCTCCCTCTGCGCTACTACCTGTCGGGGGGAATGGTGCTGAGCGGGCTCTTCACCGCCCTTTTTGGCCTCGGCTACTTCTGGAACATCCACGTCCTCTGGTACTTCATCGTTGTGCAG GTCTGCAATGGGTTGGTGCAGACGACTGGCTGGCCTGCTGTCGTGGCTTGTGTTGGAAACTGGTTTGGCAAAGGAAA GAGAGGTTTGATCATGGGCATCTGGAACTCGCACACCTCCGTCGGCAACATCTTAGGGTCGCTCATCGCCGGTGCCTGGGTTTCCTCTGCCTGGGGCCTGTCCTTTGTTGTGCCTGGCATCATCATCGCCGTCGTGGGCATCATCTGCTTCTTCTTCCTCGTGGAGT ATCCTGAGGACGTTGACTGCAGTCCACCTCTGCATCAT ATGGCCTCTGATGAGGATCCTGGAGGAGTGACCACCAGTGAGAAGGATCCTGAAGCAGTCATCTCCAATGAGGGCCCACTCAGCCTCCCAGACCAGAGCAGTGTGAATCGCTCCAACAGCCCCAAGGAGCCCGCTGAGGAGCCTGAAGCCATCAGCTTCCTTGGGGCACTTCGGATACCT ggTGTGGTGGAGttctccctgtgcctgctcttTGCCAAGCTGGTGAGCTACACCTTCCTGTACTGGCTGCCCCTCTACATTGTCAATGTTG ctcaTTTCGGTGCCAAGGAAGCCGGGGACCTGTCGACCCTCTTTGATGTTGGGGGTATTTTAG GGGGGATCTTCGCCGGCCTCATCTCTGACTACACCGGCGGCAGAGCCACCACGTGCTGCGTGATGCTGGTGGTCGCCGCTCCCATG ctgttcCTGTATAACCACGTGGGTCAGAACGGCATTGGCACATCAATAG CGATGCTGATCATCTGCGGTGCTCTGGTTAACGGGCCCTACGCGCTCATCACGACAGCGGTGTCGGCAGATTTG GGAACCCACGAATCTCTCAAAGGAAATGCCAAAGCCCTTTCGACTGTCACGGCCATCATCGACGGCACGGGATCCGTTG GTGCTGCGCTGGGGCCGCTGCTCGCGGGGCTCATCTCTCCCACGGGCTGGAATAATGTCTTTTACATGCTGATAGCAGCCGACGTCCTGGCTTGTCTG CTCCTTGCCCGTGTGGTGGTCAAAGAGGCGCGTGGCTGGTGCGGCCCCATGGCGAGGCAGAGAGGGTACGTAGTTACCACTCCGGGGCGGCCTCCGGTCCCGCAGTGCCCGAACACGGTGTcggtgctgctgcagaaagatGTTTGTTATCCCTTGCTGTCGCTGCTGCATCTTCGCGTGCCTGCCCCGTGTCTCGTTCCTGTGGCCTCAGAGACATTTCCACCTCGAGCCAAGGCAGCGCCTGGGGGATTTTAG